The segment CAAGAAGCTACGATGTTACGTACAACACCTAGGTTAAGTGCTGCGATACCGCGCGCAAAACCTACACCCAGAACCGCACCAACAAGTGTCTGAGTCGTTGAAATCGGCAGACCAGTACCAGACGCTAATACTACTGTAGACGCTGTTGCAAGCTGAGCTGCGAAACCACGGCTAGGTGTTAGTTCTGTAATACCTGTACCAACGGTTGCCATTACTTTGTGACCCATAGTAGCAAGACCAACAACAATACCGAAACCACCTAGAGGCAGAATCCACCAAGCGATAGTGCTTTTCGCTGCAACTTCACCCATGTGCTCAATAGTAGAAACAACCGCAGACAGTGGGCCGATCGCGTTCGCAACGTCGTTTGAGCCGTGAGCAAATGCCATTGCACAAGCTGTGATTACCATCAAGACGCTGAAGATACTCTCTACGCCAGAAAAACTGTGGTCGTCTTCGCGGTTTGCAAATTTCTTCTGAATGTACAGGTAGCCACCAACCATCACTACCGCTGATACGCCAGCAGACCATAGCCAAGCTTCTGTGCTTGAAAGGTGTAAACCAACGTGTTTAAGACCTTTTTTGATCGTTACAAGTGCAATTACCATCGTTGTGATGAACATGTACACAGGAACAAAGCGCTTAGCATTGAGAAGCGGCTTTTCTGTATCGAAAATCAGTCGTTGTGCACTGATGAATATGAAATATGCAAAGATACCGGAAATTAGAGGGGTAACAATCCAGCTACCAACAATACCTTTCACTGAACCCCAGTCCACCGCTTCTGTACCGAAAGATACACACGCGAAACCGATGATTGCACCGATGATTGAGTGAGTGGTTGATACTGGCCAGCCCATATAAGAAGCAAGCAGCAACCAAGTGCCCGCAGCTAACAGAGCTGACATCATGCCGTAAATAAGAACGTCAGGATGACTAGCAAATAGCGATGTATCAATCACGCCTTTGCGGATTGTGTCAGTTACTTCACCACCGGCTAAGTAAGCACCTGCAAATTCGAACACCATCGCGATAAGAATCGCTTGTTTAACGGTTAGAGCTTTAGAACCAACTGATGTTCCCATTGCGTTCGCAACGTCGTTTGCACCAATACCGATAGCCATTAAGAAACCAAAAATGGCAGCAACAATAATCAGGACAGTGCCGTAGTTAGCAATGATATCCATCTTTATACCTAGTTGTTTATAACAAGCGGAACTATTTTTTCGTGTTTTTAGGCACGAATTTACACCGTTGGCGATAAAAACTTAACGCTTACTTCAGTTGTATAAAATAGCTCTTAGTTATTTGGTTAACTTTAAATTTATGAGCGAGAAAGCATCACTTCTAGACGTGCACCAACGCGCTGCGCCTGATCAGCGATACCGCCAACCCATTCAAAAATCTTGTATAAGAACATTACGTCAATCGGATTAAGCGAAGATTCTAGGGTTCTCAGCTTTTGACGTAGACGTATCTGAATGGTGTCAGTATCGTCTTCGATTTCATCCAATTGATTAATCATTTCAGCAACGAGTGTTACTTCACGGCCTTTGAAACCAGTCTCTAACAATTCGTCTAGCTCGTTGATAACTTTCTGTGCTTGATCCGCTGCATCTAAGCAACGTTTCACATAGATAATAAAGTCAGCTTGAAGAGGTTCAGGAATAATAAGCTCACGACCAACAACACGACCAGAAATGTCTTTTGCTAGGTTCGCAAGTTTATCTTGCTGAGTAAGAAGTTCGAGCATGTCTGTACGGTCTACAGGCATAAACAAACCACGAGGAAGTTTAAGGCGAATTTCGCGCTTTAACACGTCAGCTTCTTTCTCTAAATGAGAAATCTGTGCGCGGATCTCAGATGCTTTTTCCCAGTCTCCAGTCGCACAAACTTCAAAGAAAGGCACTAGATAAGAACAGCATTCATTCACACACACTACGTGTCGTTGCAAAGGCTTTATAGGGGACTTTGCAAATAACCCCATAATTGTATTTACTGGCATGGTCATTCAACCTAATAACTATAACCTTAAAAAAACATACACCATTGTATGGCTAAATGTTGAGCGATGGCTATAAAGGCGCGCATGTTAACCCATTAACAGTGTCATGAAAACTGTTTTAGATCATCAAACGCTCTATATTTCACTCTTGCTCAGCCGCGTTTTAGGCAATATCCTTTCGGTATCTGCTTTGAAAGGGTTAAATATGGAAACCGAGATAGAACTGAAGTTTTTTGTGTCACC is part of the Vibrio diazotrophicus genome and harbors:
- a CDS encoding inorganic phosphate transporter produces the protein MDIIANYGTVLIIVAAIFGFLMAIGIGANDVANAMGTSVGSKALTVKQAILIAMVFEFAGAYLAGGEVTDTIRKGVIDTSLFASHPDVLIYGMMSALLAAGTWLLLASYMGWPVSTTHSIIGAIIGFACVSFGTEAVDWGSVKGIVGSWIVTPLISGIFAYFIFISAQRLIFDTEKPLLNAKRFVPVYMFITTMVIALVTIKKGLKHVGLHLSSTEAWLWSAGVSAVVMVGGYLYIQKKFANREDDHSFSGVESIFSVLMVITACAMAFAHGSNDVANAIGPLSAVVSTIEHMGEVAAKSTIAWWILPLGGFGIVVGLATMGHKVMATVGTGITELTPSRGFAAQLATASTVVLASGTGLPISTTQTLVGAVLGVGFARGIAALNLGVVRNIVASWIVTLPAGALLAVVFFYAIQGVFA
- a CDS encoding TIGR00153 family protein, whose protein sequence is MPVNTIMGLFAKSPIKPLQRHVVCVNECCSYLVPFFEVCATGDWEKASEIRAQISHLEKEADVLKREIRLKLPRGLFMPVDRTDMLELLTQQDKLANLAKDISGRVVGRELIIPEPLQADFIIYVKRCLDAADQAQKVINELDELLETGFKGREVTLVAEMINQLDEIEDDTDTIQIRLRQKLRTLESSLNPIDVMFLYKIFEWVGGIADQAQRVGARLEVMLSRS